A single region of the bacterium genome encodes:
- the thiC gene encoding phosphomethylpyrimidine synthase ThiC yields MVYGRKRPLRRNKMNTAQTQMAAARRGETTPQMARVAERENISTDLVRDEVAHGRMVIPANRAHIAGRLDPAGAGKRATVKINANIGNSAVVSDIDGELAKLRVIERYGADFFMDLSTGGEIPAIRRALLDHSTIPLGTVPIYEALARVKKLEDLTEDLLVEVIEEQAEQGVDYMTIHAGALIEHVHLAGKRLTGIVSRGGSILAAWMVAHHRQNPFYTGFDRILDVAAKHDVTLSLGDGMRPGSLHDASDAAQYAELDVLAELTQRAWERDVQVMIEGPGHVPMHLIQENVERQQRLCSEAPFYVLGPLVTDIAAGYDEVASAIGAAMAAWYGASLLCYVTPKEHLGLPEVEDVRRGIIAYKIAAHAADVAKGHPGARDRDDAMSRARYAFDWNKQFELALDPDRAREYHDATLGPDAFKTAEFCSMCGPKFCAMKISQQVRGETAPRSAIDGLTEEERAKLPK; encoded by the coding sequence CTGGTTTACGGTCGCAAACGACCCCTCCGGAGAAACAAGATGAACACCGCCCAGACGCAAATGGCCGCGGCGCGCCGCGGAGAAACGACCCCGCAGATGGCGCGCGTCGCCGAGCGCGAGAACATCTCGACCGACCTCGTGCGGGACGAAGTCGCGCACGGGCGGATGGTGATCCCGGCGAACCGCGCGCACATCGCCGGGCGGCTCGATCCGGCCGGGGCGGGGAAGCGCGCGACCGTCAAGATCAACGCCAACATCGGCAACTCCGCCGTCGTCTCGGACATCGACGGCGAGCTGGCGAAGCTGCGCGTGATCGAGCGCTACGGCGCCGACTTCTTCATGGACCTCTCGACGGGCGGCGAGATCCCGGCGATCCGCCGGGCGCTGCTCGACCACAGCACGATCCCCCTCGGCACCGTGCCGATCTACGAGGCCCTGGCGCGGGTGAAGAAGCTCGAGGACCTCACCGAGGACCTGCTGGTCGAGGTGATCGAGGAGCAGGCCGAGCAGGGCGTGGACTACATGACGATCCACGCCGGCGCGCTGATCGAGCACGTCCACCTCGCCGGCAAGCGGCTCACCGGCATCGTCTCGCGCGGCGGCTCGATCCTCGCCGCGTGGATGGTCGCGCACCACCGCCAGAACCCGTTCTACACCGGCTTCGACCGGATCCTCGACGTCGCGGCGAAGCACGACGTCACGCTCTCGCTGGGCGACGGGATGCGGCCGGGGAGCCTCCACGACGCCTCGGACGCGGCGCAGTACGCGGAGCTGGACGTGCTGGCCGAGCTGACCCAGCGCGCCTGGGAGCGGGACGTGCAGGTGATGATCGAGGGGCCGGGGCACGTGCCGATGCACCTCATTCAGGAGAACGTCGAGCGGCAGCAGCGGCTCTGCAGCGAGGCGCCGTTCTACGTGCTCGGGCCGCTGGTCACCGACATCGCCGCGGGGTACGACGAGGTGGCGTCGGCGATCGGCGCGGCGATGGCGGCGTGGTACGGCGCGAGCCTGCTCTGCTACGTCACGCCGAAGGAGCACCTTGGGCTGCCGGAGGTCGAGGACGTGCGGCGCGGGATCATCGCCTACAAGATCGCCGCCCACGCGGCCGACGTGGCGAAGGGGCATCCCGGCGCGCGCGACCGCGACGACGCGATGTCGCGGGCCCGCTACGCCTTCGACTGGAACAAGCAGTTCGAGCTGGCGCTCGACCCGGACCGGGCGCGCGAGTACCACGACGCGACGCTGGGGCCGGACGCCTTCAAGACCGCCGAGTTCTGCTCGATGTGCGGGCCGAAGTTCTGCGCGATGAAGATCAGCCAGCAGGTGCGCGGCGAGACGGCGCCCCGGTCGGCGATCGACGGCCTCACGGAAGAGGAACGCGCCAAACTCCCCAAATAA
- a CDS encoding RsmB/NOP family class I SAM-dependent RNA methyltransferase — translation MNDRTPEGRAERVARSFDWLARYAPLLDDAAAFRAALDEAPPVDLFCPPARRGADAVAAGLEERGLRVRRFPFAPHHLRVEGATGAGTFPETLFGFAYPQGVSSALGPQALAPRAGETVLDVCAAPGGKTALLDALAGGGAAMIAGEGSGGRTGMLVQTLARCGAASTVVVHQDGQAFPLATLFDVILLDAPCTGEGTFRVPSPRYELRGADGVAQVPPLQGRLLTRALNLLAPGGRLVYSTCAYAPEENEAVLTAALAARDDVEIVPLPETTPGLPGVTSWNGAAFRPTVERARRIFPHHFGSWGFFVALLRKDPNSTRVARPRRAPNRVPEPPRDDPQARAIAVEHLRETLGVAEADLEGAMVLGRGRDFFALNRGAERFDLGKLKVVAPGMRLIHRAGRGLQATNAALRWLGPRITKNVVDLDLALAAEALETNELAVSAPDAPLVALRVDGVVAAKGHVNGGRLGLEIPRGWR, via the coding sequence GTGAACGACCGCACGCCGGAGGGGCGCGCCGAGCGCGTCGCCCGTTCGTTCGATTGGCTCGCCCGCTACGCCCCGCTGCTCGACGACGCCGCCGCCTTCCGCGCCGCGCTCGACGAGGCGCCGCCGGTGGACCTGTTCTGTCCTCCGGCGCGCCGCGGCGCCGACGCCGTCGCCGCCGGCCTCGAGGAGCGCGGCCTGCGCGTCCGCCGCTTCCCGTTCGCCCCGCATCATCTGCGGGTCGAGGGGGCGACCGGCGCCGGCACGTTCCCCGAGACGCTCTTCGGCTTCGCCTATCCGCAGGGCGTCTCGAGCGCGCTCGGCCCGCAGGCGCTCGCCCCGCGCGCCGGCGAGACGGTCCTCGATGTCTGCGCCGCGCCGGGCGGCAAGACGGCGCTGCTCGACGCGCTCGCCGGCGGCGGCGCGGCGATGATCGCCGGCGAGGGCTCGGGCGGCCGCACGGGGATGCTCGTGCAGACGCTCGCCCGCTGCGGCGCCGCCTCGACGGTCGTCGTGCATCAGGACGGCCAGGCGTTCCCGCTGGCGACGCTCTTCGACGTGATCCTGCTCGACGCGCCGTGCACCGGCGAGGGGACGTTCCGCGTGCCGTCGCCGCGCTACGAGCTGCGCGGCGCGGACGGCGTCGCGCAGGTCCCGCCGCTGCAGGGGCGCCTGCTGACCCGCGCGCTCAACTTGCTCGCCCCCGGCGGGCGTCTGGTCTACAGCACCTGCGCCTACGCGCCGGAAGAGAACGAGGCGGTGCTGACCGCCGCGCTCGCCGCGCGCGACGACGTGGAGATCGTCCCTCTTCCCGAGACGACGCCGGGGCTGCCGGGCGTGACGTCGTGGAACGGCGCCGCGTTCCGCCCGACCGTCGAGCGCGCGCGGCGGATCTTCCCGCACCACTTCGGCTCGTGGGGTTTCTTCGTCGCCCTGCTGCGCAAGGATCCGAACTCGACCCGCGTCGCGCGGCCGCGCCGCGCGCCGAACCGCGTCCCCGAGCCGCCGCGCGACGACCCGCAGGCCCGCGCGATCGCCGTCGAGCACCTGCGCGAGACGCTCGGCGTCGCGGAGGCGGACCTCGAGGGGGCGATGGTCCTCGGCCGGGGGCGGGACTTCTTCGCGCTCAACCGCGGCGCGGAGCGGTTCGACCTCGGGAAGCTCAAGGTTGTCGCGCCGGGGATGCGCCTGATCCACCGCGCCGGCCGCGGCCTGCAGGCGACGAACGCCGCGCTGCGCTGGCTCGGGCCGCGGATCACGAAGAACGTGGTGGACCTCGACCTCGCGCTGGCCGCCGAGGCGCTGGAGACGAACGAGCTCGCGGTCTCGGCGCCCGACGCGCCGCTCGTCGCGCTGCGCGTGGACGGCGTCGTCGCGGCGAAGGGACACGTCAACGGCGGCCGCCTCGGCCTCGAGATTCCGCGCGGCTGGCGCTGA